The Vairimorpha necatrix chromosome 1, complete sequence genome contains a region encoding:
- a CDS encoding putative SP-containing protein, whose amino-acid sequence MKFFIFYITAILTTYNIFIVSYENNIEIYMNIKQKDQPAIYFISDYTVEECVKDSINIKRSDLEKPHINYFFKPLTLEEKDDLYDILNFYLMFKMKDKAKVDLFKRSKLLLMVKIPYIKNKICIDRVTTVDLLTANTYSRSKVIEVQKKKDFYKLEFADSYDYNENYSYPLLSSSYQKNLAIFNSQNLTEILLNSYFNMERN is encoded by the coding sequence atgaaattttttattttttatattactGCAATACTTACTACctacaatatatttatagtttcaTATGAGAACAATATCGAAATTTAcatgaatataaaacaaaaagatcAACCTgcaatttattttatatcgGATTATACAGTTGAAGAATGTGTCAAAGAttcaattaatattaaaagatcaGATCTAGAGAAGCCccatattaattatttttttaagccATTGACTTTAGAAGAGAAAGACGACTTATATGATATCTTGAATTTTTACTTAATGTTTAAGATGAAAGATAAAGCCAAAgtagatttatttaaaagaagtaAACTTTTACTAATGGTTAAAATTCcatatatcaaaaataaaatttgtattgATAGAGTGACGACAGTGGATTTATTAACAGCAAACACCTATTCAAGAAGTAAAGTAATTGAGGTtcaaaagaagaaagatttttataagcTAGAATTTGCCGATTCTTATGATTATAATGAGAATTACTCGTATCCACTTCTTTCATCGTcgtatcaaaaaaatttagcaatttttaattctcaaaatttaactgaaattttacttaattcatattttaatatggaaagaaattaa
- a CDS encoding reverse transcriptase domain-containing protein: MYLSTEYLYGLLKKENEGKFTTIEYDEKYKRSIEAFKLEVGETIWMALNVKKLADVLSRTACVDAVLENKEVSVKEVLKKHGILVERFNGMFIMKLRKLCRFGSLDWGEQLEKTRLEYLNSYHRIIKCTPLEKSMMEQKDNLPVYYWWSKLKMEDFVMFSDKSVSRDKLDPKYTHKGEILEKMLESARL; encoded by the exons ATGTATTTGAGCACAGAGTATTTATATGGTTTACTGAAGAAGGAAAATGAAGGGAAGTTTACGACGATCGAGTATGATGAGAAATACAAGAGATCAATAGAAGCATTTAAGTTAGAAGTTGGGGAAACAATATGGATGGC ATTAAATGTGAAAAAATTAGCGGATGTATTAAGTAGAACTGCTTGTGTTGATGCAGTATTAGAGAATAAGGAAGTGTCAGTAAAAGAGGTTCTTAAGAAACATGGGAT TTTGGTAGAGAGATTTAATGGGATGTTTATTATGAAGTTGAGGAAATTGTGTAGATTCGGTTCGTTAGATTGGGGAGAGCAGCTAGAAAAAACAAGACTAGAATATTTGAATTCATATCATAGGATTATAAAATGTACACCATTGGAAAAAAGCATGATGGAACAGAAAGATAACTTGCCG GTTTATTATTGGTGGTCTAAACTTAAGATGGAAGATTTTGTTATGTTTAGTGATAAATCAGTAAGTAGGGATAAATTAGATCCAAAATATACTCATAAAGGGGAAATTCTAGAGAAAATGTTAGAGTCAGCTAGACTGTAA